A stretch of DNA from Clostridiales bacterium:
CGCGCCGCTTATGCTAAAAGTGTTATTGACGCTCCTGCTTCCGATCAATACCGTAATATGAGAAGAGTCAATTGACAATATCGCCGCTTTGTGTTTGCTCATTAGTTTCCTTATGTATTTTTATTATCTTAATTATATATTGAAACAAGGTTTTAAGTCAAGATTAAATGTTGACAGTAGTATTATATATAAGGCTTTAAAACTCAATTTCTTCGGGTCTGTATGAGGCTTTTAGGTTGCCTTCATGGTCGGTATAAGCGCAAATCACGCCGTTCGCGCGGTAAAGCGGCGTATGGTTATACAGCGAAAACGCTATCTGGACTTTTTCTTGAAGCCTGTTGGTATAACTTAAATGTATGAAAACTCCCGAGGTTGTTTTTAGGTATATGTCGTTGCTTTTTCTGAAATAATAAATTTTTTGGATCAAATCAAAATACTCTTGCCCTATATTTTTAACGCAGCAGAAAAGATTAATAAGGTCGTTTTGGGCTGTTTTATGCATTAAAAGCGCGCGCCCTTTTTGCGCGGCGCCCATATCAATATCGTCTTGGGCAAATAACTCGCTTAGGTTAACGGGTCGGGTATTGATTATGTCTATAACGGTAAGCTCTTCGCTGATTATATAAAACACATTTTCATATTTTATGTAACAAGCCTTGGCGCGTTTTTTGGCGTGGATTACAAGTTTGTCGGGGAATTTTCTTTCTAGTTTTATTACCTTTACCTCGGGAACGCTCTCAGTGATTTTTTGTATTATCTTGGACTCGTCAAGAAAAAAAATGCTTTGGGGCTCTATTTGGGCGCTGTCTTTGACTTTTTTGCATAGCGGCGCGTCGTCGGCGTTTATGATTATCGCCGAGATGTTTTTTACGCTAAAGACCGTGCTGTTTAGAGTTATCATAACAGCCAAAAAGGTCAAAATAGAAAATAAAATTATCAGCTTTTTTCGCAAATTTTCTCACCCCGATTGGCATTATAAAATAAAAAAAGCCGATAATTTTATAAAAAAATGACCTATAATGGATATTTTTTAATATTTTTATGAAAAAACCGAAAAATTCCCTTAGCCGTAATAACCCAAATCATATAGGACATTTTTGCGCTTGCGCCAGTCTTTTATGACTTTGACATACAAGGTCAAGAACACTTTTTTGCACAAAATGAATTCCAGCTCCTCTCTGGCTTTGGAGCCTATCTTTTTGAGCATTGAGCCTTTTGAGCCTATTATTATGCCTTTATGGTTGTCTTTTTCGCAAATTATTAGCGCGTCTATCTCCGCTATATTGCCGTCTTCGTATCTTTCAATTTCAACCGCCACGCCGTGCGGTATTTCTTGCTGCAGGTAAAACATCGCCTTTTCTCTTATGATTTCGGATATGCGCTCGGTTATGCTTTGGTCGGTTATTTGGTCTTGGGGATAAAAGAACACATCGTCTTTTATATATTTTTTTAACACATCTATCAAAACATCAATGTTTTTTCCTTTTAGCGCGCTAATCGGCACTATTTCGCTTATATGCTCGTAATGCCTTAACTCGTCAATCATAGACAATACTTGGTCAGGCTTGGCTATGTCGGTCTTGTTGATTGCCGCTATGACGGTGGCGTCCTTGTATTTTTCTATTATTTCTTTGTCCGCGCATGTTAAGCCGTCTGTGGCGTCAAACACAAGCAATATTATGTCGGTTTCTTCGGACGCGGCTTTTACTTCTTTCATCATGTATTCGCCCAAAACATTTCTGGACTTAAAAACGCCTGGGGTGTCCGTAAATACCAATTGGGTATCGCCCTGAGTCAATACTCCCGTTATTCTTCGTCTAGTGGTCTGGGGTTTGGGCGTCACTATGGCTATTTTTGTTCCTATAATGGCGTTAAGCAAGCTGGACTTTCCCACATTGGGTCTGCCCAAAATTGCGACAAATCCTGATTTCATTAGATACTACTTCACCTAAATTTTTTATATTTTAATTTGTTTGATATTGTAACA
This window harbors:
- a CDS encoding GTPase Era; this encodes MKSGFVAILGRPNVGKSSLLNAIIGTKIAIVTPKPQTTRRRITGVLTQGDTQLVFTDTPGVFKSRNVLGEYMMKEVKAASEETDIILLVFDATDGLTCADKEIIEKYKDATVIAAINKTDIAKPDQVLSMIDELRHYEHISEIVPISALKGKNIDVLIDVLKKYIKDDVFFYPQDQITDQSITERISEIIREKAMFYLQQEIPHGVAVEIERYEDGNIAEIDALIICEKDNHKGIIIGSKGSMLKKIGSKAREELEFILCKKVFLTLYVKVIKDWRKRKNVLYDLGYYG
- a CDS encoding FtsQ-type POTRA domain-containing protein, whose protein sequence is MRKKLIILFSILTFLAVMITLNSTVFSVKNISAIIINADDAPLCKKVKDSAQIEPQSIFFLDESKIIQKITESVPEVKVIKLERKFPDKLVIHAKKRAKACYIKYENVFYIISEELTVIDIINTRPVNLSELFAQDDIDMGAAQKGRALLMHKTAQNDLINLFCCVKNIGQEYFDLIQKIYYFRKSNDIYLKTTSGVFIHLSYTNRLQEKVQIAFSLYNHTPLYRANGVICAYTDHEGNLKASYRPEEIEF